TTTTTATTTAAAAACAACACCAAATTTTTTCGCTTCCGCTTTTGATTGCGGAATTAGATTCCTGATTTCCGCTATACGGGTTTCATTACTCGGGTGCGTACTTAAAAATTCCGGTTGTGCCTGTCCTCCGGAATTAGCCGCCATACGCTGCCAGAAAGCGACAGCGGTATCCGGGTTATATCCGGCAATTGCCATTAAGGTTAATCCTATTTTATCGGCTTCACTTTCGTGTTTTCTGCTAAAAGGCAGCATACCGCCATATTGTGTGGTTACACCATAAGCCGTCATGGCGATCTGCTGGGTTTCCGCACTCTTATTTCCAACAGCTGCTCCCACACCGGCTGCACCCAATTGCTGTAATAAACCGGCACTCATTCTCTGCTGTCCGTGATTTAATAAAGCATGCGCTACCTCATGTCCCATTACCGTGGCCATTCCCGCATCGTCTTTACAAATAGGCAATATTCCGGTGTAGAATACGATCTTTCCACCAGGCATACACCAAGCGTTTACTTCTTTACTGTCTACCAGATTGTACTCCCATTTATAGTCTTTTAAATATCCCTGATATCCATTGGCGTTCAGCCATTTTTCAGCTGCCGCTTTGATTTTCATTCCCACATTTTCAACGCGCTGTACATCTTTGGTACCTTTAACAACCTTATTTTCACTTAAAAACTGATTGTATTGCTGAAAAGAAGACGGATAAATTTCGCTATCCGGCACTAATGCCAAAGTGCTTTTTCCGGTAAAAGGGTTTTTAGCACAGGAAATTCCCAATACCAATAAACCAGCTACTACTAAACGATAATTCATTTTCATAAGGGATACATTTTAAATTTTAACAAAATTAGTGATTCCTGATAAATTAGTAATGAATATCCTAACAAAAATCAAGGCTACTTCTCTCCGGAACCGGATTTCGTTTCCCTATATTTTAAGAATAATTTATCAATAAAACGACAGTTATAACTTAACTTGCAACTGTTTTAGTATACAAAAATGAAAGAAAATAAACCAAAGCACCAACAATCCGTTAAAATACCCAAAGTAATTCTTTTCACGGCCAAACTATTTGAAAAAGTATCTTCAGATCTGGCAACCCAGTTTGCTATGAAATTGTTTATAACGCCAATCCGTTACAAAACGCCCAAAAGAGAATTTGAAATGGATAAAAACAGCCGCCAGGAATTACTGATGGTTCCTGCGATCCAAAAAGAGGTGATTTTGTATCACTACGGTTCTTCCGATAAAAAAGTCTTATTGGTTCACGGTTGGAGCGGACGCGGTACGCAATTGGTAAAAATAGCCGATGAGTTACTAAAATCCGGTTATGCAACGATTAGTTTTGATGCACCCGGACACGGAAAATCGCCCGGAAAAACCAGCAATATGAAAGAATTTATTGCTGCAATATTAGAAATTGAAAAACAATACGGGCCGTTTGAATATGCCATCGGACATTCCTTAGGCGGGATGTCGGTAATGAATGCCATCAAACAACAACTGAAAGTTAAAAAAGCAATTATCATTGGCAGCGGTGATATTGTAAAAGACATTATGGACGATTTTATCCTGAAATTGGGTTTAAAAAAGGAAATCAGCCAGCGAATGAAAGCCCGGTTTGAACACAAATTTGGCGAAACCATGGAAAACTTTTCTTCGTATATAGCAGCAGAGATGGCTACTATTCCGGTATTAGTGATTCATGACGAAGACGACGATGATGTTCCGGTAAAAGCGGCACACCACATCTACAAGCATTTAAAAGACGGACAGCTCATGATTACCAAAGATCTTGGGCATCGAAAAATAT
This region of Flavobacterium inviolabile genomic DNA includes:
- a CDS encoding M48 family metallopeptidase, with the protein product MKMNYRLVVAGLLVLGISCAKNPFTGKSTLALVPDSEIYPSSFQQYNQFLSENKVVKGTKDVQRVENVGMKIKAAAEKWLNANGYQGYLKDYKWEYNLVDSKEVNAWCMPGGKIVFYTGILPICKDDAGMATVMGHEVAHALLNHGQQRMSAGLLQQLGAAGVGAAVGNKSAETQQIAMTAYGVTTQYGGMLPFSRKHESEADKIGLTLMAIAGYNPDTAVAFWQRMAANSGGQAQPEFLSTHPSNETRIAEIRNLIPQSKAEAKKFGVVFK
- a CDS encoding alpha/beta hydrolase, whose protein sequence is MKENKPKHQQSVKIPKVILFTAKLFEKVSSDLATQFAMKLFITPIRYKTPKREFEMDKNSRQELLMVPAIQKEVILYHYGSSDKKVLLVHGWSGRGTQLVKIADELLKSGYATISFDAPGHGKSPGKTSNMKEFIAAILEIEKQYGPFEYAIGHSLGGMSVMNAIKQQLKVKKAIIIGSGDIVKDIMDDFILKLGLKKEISQRMKARFEHKFGETMENFSSYIAAEMATIPVLVIHDEDDDDVPVKAAHHIYKHLKDGQLMITKDLGHRKILGDSKVIKRIMEFLH